One window of Fundidesulfovibrio putealis DSM 16056 genomic DNA carries:
- a CDS encoding flagellar basal body P-ring protein FlgI, producing MNRHPLAILLLTALVLAGLASSEAQAARLKDVASFSGVRTNQLVGYGLVVGLGGTGDKRGSDFTIQSIWNMLDKMGVRVDKKTLRPANVAAVMVTAQMPATAHPGTKLDVTVSSLGDASSLLGGVLLMTPMKGVDGEIYGLAQGPVAVGGFSASGAAASATKNVTTVATIPGGANVERSVPFDFNGQRDLTINLGYPDFTTAMAIVKKINQALGGGFARASDASTIKLEIPEQHKGNMVPLMATVENLEITPDNKARVVVDEKTGTVVVGLNVKLTRSAVTHGNLQITIQESAEVSQPLPFAPIGAETVAVPETTIGATEENRKLRMVEGATLQELVEGLNVLKATPRDLISILKTLRSAGALHADLEVI from the coding sequence ATGAACAGGCACCCACTCGCAATCCTGCTGCTGACGGCACTCGTCCTGGCCGGGCTGGCCTCTTCGGAGGCACAGGCGGCGCGCCTCAAGGACGTGGCCTCCTTCTCGGGCGTGCGCACCAACCAGCTGGTCGGCTACGGCCTGGTGGTCGGCCTTGGCGGCACGGGCGACAAGCGCGGCTCGGACTTCACCATCCAGTCCATCTGGAACATGCTCGACAAGATGGGCGTGCGCGTGGACAAGAAGACCCTGCGGCCCGCCAACGTGGCCGCCGTCATGGTCACTGCCCAGATGCCCGCCACGGCGCATCCCGGCACCAAGCTCGACGTGACCGTGTCCTCCCTGGGTGACGCGTCCAGCCTTTTGGGCGGCGTGCTCCTCATGACGCCCATGAAGGGCGTGGACGGCGAGATCTACGGCCTGGCCCAGGGCCCCGTGGCCGTGGGCGGCTTTTCGGCCTCTGGCGCTGCGGCCTCCGCCACCAAGAACGTCACCACCGTGGCCACCATCCCCGGCGGGGCCAACGTGGAGCGCTCCGTCCCCTTCGATTTCAACGGCCAGCGCGACCTGACCATCAATCTCGGCTACCCGGACTTCACCACCGCCATGGCCATCGTGAAGAAGATCAATCAGGCCCTGGGCGGGGGCTTTGCCCGCGCATCGGACGCCTCCACCATCAAGCTGGAGATCCCCGAGCAGCACAAGGGCAACATGGTTCCCCTGATGGCTACCGTGGAGAACCTCGAAATCACCCCGGACAACAAGGCCCGCGTGGTGGTGGACGAGAAGACCGGCACCGTGGTTGTGGGCCTCAACGTGAAGCTGACCCGCTCCGCAGTGACCCACGGCAACCTCCAGATCACCATCCAGGAGTCCGCCGAAGTGTCGCAGCCCCTGCCGTTCGCGCCCATCGGGGCCGAGACCGTGGCCGTTCCCGAGACCACCATCGGCGCCACCGAGGAGAACCGCAAGCTGCGCATGGTGGAAGGCGCGACCCTGCAGGAGCTGGTGGAAGGCCTCAACGTGCTCAAGGCAACCCCGCGCGACCTCATCAGCATCCTGAAGACGCTCAGGTCCGCCGGCGCGCTGCACGCCGACCTCGAGGTAATCTAA